GCGGGCGGAACCGCTTTAACCTTCGAGTCTTCATTCGAACCCGTCTCATTTACAAAAACTTTCTTCGAGGCCTCGGCCCCATGGAGGATTTCTCCATCTTGGATACTACCTTTGCTCTTGCAGCGCACAGGACTCTTACATAAATTAGGGACTGGGATGTTGTGATACCGCCCTACATCATGAAACAACTCGGCGGGACAGGTGGCCAAGTGAAGCGCTTCCTGAATAGGCGAGGTCTCTGTCGATGCACgctcctggaggaggacggggcTGATTTGTTTAGGCTCTGTTATCACCTCTTGGGAAATATTCAGCTGATTATTTTTGATGATGGTTTCCTCCTCAATAGTAACGATCTCCTTAGTTTGTTCATCTCCTGTTAAATGTGTGCTTTCAGATTCAAAGTTCGCCCTTCCCCCAAAAAACTCACTATCAATTATACTCTCATTTTTCCGAGACTTCTTTGGCGACGTTTCCGCAGACGGGATAAAGGCGCCCCTCCTCTCTCTAGTGTTCTTCCCCTCTGTGGTCACGGTGGTTTTGCCAGGGAACTCGTCATTCTCCTTATCAGAGAGGCTCTCCTCCGCCCTCGTCCGTTCTTGGGCCCTCTCCTGAATTCTGGTGTTCTTGGCTTGGTTCCTGAGCATCCGCTGGCGCCCCCGATACTCCTGAGATTTCTTTAGCAAGGCCTGGAGCCTCAGACGGTTGTATTCCGCGGGCTCGGATTCGGTGGAGTCGTGCTCCAAATGCAACCCGGTTGTTGGACTGCGGTCGGCGCTTAGTGTCTGTGGCCGCTCTAGGTTGTCTGTAGGGCGACTGCTTTCTGATGAGGAGACTGGGACATCAACTCTGTTCAAATTGTTATCTTTGTCAACATCGAGTCCTACGCTAAAGGAAAGGTTATCTGCACCCTCTCGGCTGCCCAAATGAACACTTTCAGAATTCTCTTCGGGCGGAGGGTCACGCATCACCGAATCCTCTTGGAACGAGGTGCAACAAATGTCTTTTACAACTATTAAGTTATTACAAAAGGATGACTCCAATCCACTCCTTTCCAATTCCTCTCCATCTATGGGCGGGTAGCTAATAATATCTGGCATtttggtgattgtgtttgaggtGTTGCGAAGGAAAAAGCCacccatattattattattattattataggctTTCTCCGACGAGCCAAAGCcatggctctctctctctgcatcaaACCTTGCAGAAACACTGGGGATGTTCTCCACATTCTCCTGGGTCGAACAACCAGAGGACACCGGCTGGTGGATTGGCTGTGATCCCTGCTGGCTATAATGCTGGGCGATAAGGCATCCTTCATGGTAACTTGGCTGAGGTGTCACTGTGGCAGAATAGGTACTGTATGTTACTGATGtcaagggaggaagagaaacacCATCCTGTCCTTTCCTTTCGGGTGGTGGTGAAAGCAAAGTACCGTCGTTCGGTCCTGTGAATAAACTGCACTGTGAGTCTGCACCATCGATGGCGTTAAGGGAATCTGAGGATTTTGTGCTCATCTCAGACTCACGAAGCAGCTCTTCTAGTGTTGGCGTCTTCCTCAGCTGTAATTCACAAGAGGAAACAGTTAGATCTAGTCACAGTAATTAATGAGTCAACTTATCGTATGACCTTATCTTATGTCTGACAATGACTTTTTATACAAGACTTTGTGCACGTTTACATGGAACCACGTGGTGTAAGTCGACTAAAGCGAAACACCAAAAACAAATACCCGAATAAGAGGACAGCTAAAGGATCCGGATTGATATTACCTGAACACTGTGTAAGATAGTTTGAACAAAGGCCATTCTTGAATCATCGTTGCACGTCGTCCTCTTGTGGACAGCAGCTCTCTGTGTCGCTGCATCTCTGTCTCGCTGCATCTCCTCTCGCTGCTTTCCTGAGagctgtcatcatcatcatcaggaggCAGACATGAGACGTCAGGCACGTTGAATAACAGGGATAGAAATGGCAGCTGTATAGACAATATAATCTAACAAGCTGGACAAACTATGACGATTCAATAAATGGATCAGTTCTGATctaaaattcaaaacaaagagacaaagtgatgcCGTTCACGCTTCAATGGTGCAGTTAATAAGTGTCTGCATGTCGTAAGCTAATAGTTAAGTCATGAAACTAAAGTCTTACGAGGGGAGGAAGGATTGATTGTCCATAGAAGCGGATAAGAGAAGCAGCAGGTGGACGTTTGTTGTCTTTCTCCTCACTTCTCCTCAGATGGGAGAGGCGATTCTGCACAAACTCTTCGTAGGCCTCCATCAAGTTTCATCGGGCGCGGTAGGTAACTAGTACATTAACTTAAATATACCGTTGACACCTTGAATGATCAGtgtttgctaacgttagctgttgaGCTGTAACGCTCGCTAGCTTGAGCTAACGCTTTAACCGTCGTTGCGTTTGACAACAACGTAATATTTAAGTCTAGGTAAAAAcgataaaagaagaaaaagaagagcagcTCTGCTCACTTGCTTATGATAAAATGGCGAAAAAAATAGTCAAGCGAGCCACCAAACTGAACGAATCGGCACCGGGATGGATCTGTTTACACTTTTACCCGCCTCTCCTCCCGCAGCAACGCTTAATGAACTCCGAAGACCCGGAGCGGATTCCCAGCACGGATCTGGACTCACCCAATTAAACCACGAATAGACCAATTAAACCACGACCCGCACCTTAAATTCACGAACATCCACATTAACTGCACATATGCAACAGTCTTCTATGTAATAATACTGTTTTAAAGTGTGCATTGATACGGATTATATTTTCACGGCGCTCCGTGTTTTCACGAGATCCAGAGCGGTTGTAGTGGAATGGAGCTGCTGATAACTTGATACCGCCACCTATCGGCCGAACACGCGCGTGGCCTCCATTCATAATACCTCTGAAAATAAACGTTTAGTTCTGATGGTGCATTAAACATCAGCCTCGAGCTTTTGAATATTGCATCACAACAAATCATATTACGTTTCACAACAAATTGaatgttaaaataatgaatcattcATTATTTGATTCAGTATACGTTCCATGTTCTCttatacatttaaatgattCCCTCTCAAACTGATTTGTCTTGTAAGACGGTCATTCATCGAGCCATTGCATTCAAATAACAGACATGTTGTCACATtagaaatgtttgtttatatCTTAAGTAGACTTGATTACATACAATGTTTTCGCTACATTCTTTATtatcttttcttcctttctttaatACAACAGTAGGACAGACTTGACGTTTTGAGTGCTGGGTGACTGTAGTCTGACTGTAGAAGGGCTGTCACTGGTAAATGATGGATTATATTAGTTGTTGTAGGTATGTTTTTCATTCATAGGACTAGACactttttgttgaaaaatgttGATTAATCGAATGTGATTGATTAACATCTTTAAGGCTTATAATTGGGGAGGTGTACGTCTATCCAGGTATGTACATCCATCACATAAAATATTTGCATTGCACAGATTTCTTTTGtgaataacaaaaagaaagataatAATATGGCTCTAAAGAAGAACTTAATGTAAACAAATTAACTGTTTACAAGAGACACACAATACCATGTTCCATTTCAAAACATGTTTATTGGTCatatacaaaataaagtaaGCTGTTTATCAacaaacatacagtatatacatcaataaattaaaagatGCATTAGACATGATAAAACTGTTAATTTAATGAATACCTTTTCATCATCGCTTATCTACAAattggcaaaaaaaatacaataatttagTTGAAGATAAATACTTACAAAGACTGTCACATTTTAAGTATTTTCCCATGTAAAGTACTATCATAGAATAAGTTATTACACCCCATACAGAAAtattacaaaacacaaacttTCCCATCACAAGGACTCACGACTTTTCTACAGCTTTGAACGGACACTTTTGGAACACAAAAATATGCTCACCAGTTGACACATCTGGCTTGATGGGGAGGAAAATGTTAACTTGACTAAAATAAGACGGAGACTGTTAATAAGTGAATATGATGAAGCGATACTTAAACTCTAAAGTTGTAATGTTGGGGGCTGTTGCAACTGGTAAGGGGCCGCTGAGGGAGCACTACGCAAACATTATGGATGAAAACACCAAACAAACGATCAAAGGAATCGCTTGTTGATTTACTCCCATCGATCCGCATTGGAAGTGGGTGAAAGGGCTTTTAGAGTCCAGTGGCGTGATTCACTAGACAAGATAACAACCCCAATAACTGCATAACAAATGGAAGATAAGAAGTTAATGATTTGCATCTTCTAGAAAGAGTGGATGCATTAATAAGAGGTGGTCGGCAGCCCGCTCAGTTAACTGGCAGACACTTGTAAAAATGGATGGGATGAGTGGAGGGGAAAGCGTTTCATCAGATGTGTCTCCATCACATGTTTGGTTTAAGAGCAGTCGCTCGGGTTTGAGGGGCGGCGTCTTTTCATAAGGAGGTTATGACCCCTGTACAGGCCGCGCGAAAATAAGGTCAGCGCGTCTGTCAAGCTCCTCAACTAAAAACTACCGACCTGCGTTGTTTGATGGTTCCTATTGGTCACCACTGGTCAGCTGATCATATCTGCACAGTGAAAACTCGCAAAGAAACTTCTGAAATCATGTCATTTCTCACTCACTTGTTCgatggtgcactttattttttaatattttttaactttaaatatatattttttttaactttattcttattttatactaacccatagccttattctactaacccattgcattcgaatttcattttattttattacttgtgcactgcttgttgtctattgttacactgtctactgtcacgcaccaaccgccaagacgtCCTTgtacatttgacatattttggcaataaatgtttcctgattcctgaaatgttTCACCTCACTTGTTTAGAGAACTAACACCCTGACATGACGCAGAGCTTCACatcagaggaataaaataacCACAAAATGTTCGTCCCGGAAGACAAAAATAATGATCTTGTTCAGTCGGACTGCAGGCATTGCATCACAGCTACTTTGCCTCGTTCTGAATTGGAAATGgataaaacatttttgatttgatgttttcaCAGTTAGTTGTTAAGTGACAAAGACAAGCCCGATTTAAACAGAGACcaagaatacattttaaacacagtATATAAGCTCTTTAACCCTGTCACATGATGCAAATACCTGCAATTATAAAACAGACAACTTGACACGACCACAACGAAGGTATCATTGCTCCTGTGCGGCAGGAGTTCTAATTCTGCCTTGCACAGTTTGCATAATTAGAAATGTCTATGAAACAGCAGCCGCCAAGTTGACACATCTGTGCTTCCATAGTACACATCCAACTGAGAGAAGAGGAGCATAGACATGCATGCAGCTCGACAGTGGCACTTTCAGTACAAACACTTTAACTGACCCAAACAAAGCTTAGTTGCGTCTCTTTCTATTTCACACCACCATGACCACAAACACCTCACTATACCTGCCAGCGAACAAACGTCTTTCAACAAGCAAACGAGCGATACAGACAGgaagcaacaaaacaacaacaacaaaaaatctaGATAATCAAATAATAGCATTCTGACCGCGGAAACGtgacaaattaaaaagaaaacacatacatAAATATACTGGGTGCCATATCTATATTTGCTCGTAGCTGAACACCCTGGAGTATATTCCTGTGGCGTGACATGATAGACGTGAAACCATTTCACGGTCGACTGAACCTGCAAACCAGTGTTAAGATTATGGAGAAATCCTATTTTTAAATCTCAAACCCATTTCCCTTCCAAAGCCGTTGTCACCTGTTTGATATTGTATGAATGCAGATAGAGACAAAACCTCGCTACTCTTAATAACTGCACAGCAGTAGGCTAGTTAACCCTTTTTACTTCACAGTGGAAAAGAAGTGGTTCAGGTGAAAGGCTGAATGTATGCAGGCTACTGTTGATTATATTTCGGTAAATTAACAGCATtaggtaaaaaacaaaacaatttgtgAAGTAAACCCAACTCTCTGACAAACAAACCATTAAATAgcgtaatacatttttttcacttcatAAAACATCAAATACATTAACAAATTAGTTTCACTTCCCTGACACTTACAGAACaattcaaaaaacaaacaaaacaggaacattATATATACAGAACCATATAAAATCTGcacatcaaaaacatttttttcccccacacacTAGAAAAATAAGTAGGGGCGATGCAGCCATTGGGGCCCATTGTTAAGGGTCCCATCGCTGATGCCTTGGAACACACAACAGCTTGAAGCTTGTGAGGTTCACCgtctcacttcctcctcccgTCAGTCATTGCACCGCCAAGAACGAGCTTCCAACGCTTCGGATGACCAAGATAAAACCACGGGGGTAGAACCGAAGCGACACGCGGCTCTGCCGAAATCAACTTGAGAATGTAAAAGTTGTGAGTGCGGACAACGAGCGGCAAAAAGAGCCGATCCAACAGATGTTCAGTGCTGGAGCTGAATGATGAGGCCGCGAGGACGAGGGTCTTATGATTAGAGAAAGAGCGCAGTGACCCACCGTGACATCACCCGCCTCGGCCTGATGTCCATCCAGGATCCGAGTCACACCCATGAAACAGTGAACGTTACAGTGACCTCGTCACATACCTACACAGCACAGCACACGCTAGTTCACGGTAACACACACGTGCCTAGTCACTAGAGTTAAAACAAAGCTATTCAGTAGTTAAGCCACTTTTGGTACAATTGCAAAATAGAGACACACTGTATATCAAACTGATTttgttattcctttttttttttttttacaggtcgTTACAAACAATGCAAAGATAATTGTCTTTATAAAATTCCAGACTCGAGACCAGACATCGACAACGGATTCTTGGAGTACAGAACACCACGTAAGACTATGGTGGGACTCTGGTGAGATGAAGGAACTCAGAGCGATGTCTCTGCTGGCCGACCGCACCGTCCAAAGTCACACCCGGACTCGCAAAGCGACTTTTGCTGTTAAAAGCAACAACTGCAACATAAAGCACTTTGATTTGAGGGCAGAATGTTGCTGTTGGTGTAATAACCCAGATGCGCCCATTCGGTTGACAATCAAACTCATAAACATGCACACCAagtattttacataaaaaactaTTTATGTACTCAACAAAAAAGGATGTCCTGTGCAAGAAAGTGGAGCTGTTATGACGACACTTTGTAAATATACTGCCAAGTGGCACAAACGGGTGGACTTAACATCATTAAACCTGCTACTACACAGCAACGCACAGGTAAATGCTGTCACGACCTGATTCCTGACTGGGCAATGTTTCACATTAAGCATTAAGCACAGGTACAGGCAAACACCTGCGCTGAATCCCCACTGTCCTCTTCCCTTCTTCTTGATGCATATCTTTAGGAGACCAAGGCACTTGCCCTTCCAATCATCTTGAATACTTTGAGAGAagctcacattttgaaattgccATTTCCCTGAAAAACCCTACAAACTTAGATAAGACTTTATCCCCTTCTGTCTatagcatgttttttttggctAAATATCAATTGCcttgtccctccccccccctctttctgtgTTGTTCTGCCAGGAAGTACTATATGTAATGAAGGGAACCAGCTGAAATCAAAACTGAATGAGATGGAACAGGCGAGAGGAACTTGGACACAGGAAGTGAACAAAccgtagaaaaaaaaaatgaacgctAACTAAATGTAGCAATACCAAAACCAACACGCGCCACAGAATTTCACAGAATTCCTGATATATAACAGTTGACACACAGAGAATACACTTTGGACCTCATGTGCATGACAACACAGTacaaaacagtaaaaatacagtTACCACCGTgtagtatttatatatatttctatggtTCTTTTGTGAAAAGGTTTTTGGCTTGGGTCGAGCATAACAGGACTTCTCTTCAGCCACTGAAACCAACAGGCCACATGAAAGCTAGTGAATTCTTTTGGAGCTCAGGGACCCAACACTTGTGTCAATGTAATCCAATAAATTCTATGACTAATACATTAataccatctttttttttgtctaacaTATATGCAATGCTAATATTAGAATATTTTTATGTAGGACGAACAAATTTAAACTCACATCTTCTACATCATCATTTGAGGGGAAACAAGCACTTCAGATCTAGTGGGCATTTATGCGAGATTATGAATTTACAGACATCTTGATCTACCAGCAGTAAAACACCTGACTCACATAAATAGCAACTGAACAAAATTACATGATTGAGTGTCTCGGGCATTGACATTTTTGGGATTACCCCCTCCATccatggcctggattaaaactaATCTCaactcctttgactttcccgaCCTTTCAGTGACCGTAGGAATGCCGTGTGTCGGTCCTGTGCTGAGCGATTGCGCCTTGACCTCCATCGTTATGGTCCCAATAATCTTCCTCTGCTTCCGTCCTTTACTCCACTTTTACTGATCTGAGACAGGTGACAGGAACATGCTGAGGCCTAGTGGTGAAGACTGCCTCGCTGTTTGACgtcagtgcaggtggaggaaaggTGGCCGGCAGAGAGGAAGGATTAAGCCGCCGCACCCGACCCGCCCTCATCCATCGTCCCCTTCCTCAAGACCGCGCATCGGTTTTTGACTTCACTATTGTGATTACGCTCGTGGCTGTTGCCATCTTCCCCGGTATGAGTGGACCAATGACTGATGACgccatccctccccctcctcctcctcctcctcctcctcctcctcctgcgccccCGCCCGCCCTCACCCCGACCCCGACGGAGGGGCTCCGCGCCACAGTCCTGGCGAAGGTCTGTAACGCCTCGTACTTCGACCTCAAAGCGTCGAGCTCGATTCTCATCGACGCGTTCTCGTTGGCCAGTTtgtccacctcctgctgcaggtgggtcttctgcttctccagctcctccttctgggTGACTCGCTTCACCCGGCAGCTGGCGGCGTAGCCCCGGTTCTTCAGGGTGCGCCGCCGTTGCTTCAGCTGCACGATCTCCTCTTTGGTGAGCCCTCTGAGGTGCTGGTTCAGCTCCCGCACGGACATGGTCACCAGCTCGTCGTCTGTGAGGCTGGTGCCATTCTCCCCTGGCTCGCGCTTCACCTGCAGGGGAAAGGCGAGTGAAGGTGAGTGAGACGGAGCGAAACACAAGGGAATCCGGAGTGAAACAGTCACTCGCTTACCTTCAAGGCtttatttcctttgttagtCGTCGTCATGCCACAAGTGCCTTGCTCTTCTGAACAGACCTGCGGAGACGCACAAGAGTGCGAAACGTGAGCAAAGGGAGACCACACGAGGAGAGCGAGTTCTAGTAACGGCGTAAAGAAATACAATCACGTGCTACGGTTATGTGTTTGGAAGAACAACAACGGTTCCTCAAGATCAATAAGAGCATAGTTACTGTGTGTCAATACACACCAGGGTCAGTGGAGACAGGCCCAACGTGAATCCAGTTTTGGAGCCCTGTGGTGTGAGAATGTCACAGGATCACGCATCTCTGTCACAGTGTGTGAATAAAAGTGATGCACAAACCTTTCTTCGAATTTCCCTCACTTCCTGTTACATGGTGGTTACCCTGCAGTGCCCACTACCTTTGTTCTGTTGTTGATCTCTTATTGGTTGGTTTCACGCCAATAGGAATGAAACGAGTGTAAAAGCAAACTGTTAGAGcccgaacacaaacacacaacacacacacacacacacacacacagtgtgcagaCAGCAGAGaagtagaaaaacaaagcgCTTTCCCCTCCTCTGGGTTAAAATGAAGGCAAACCAAACGGTGTAAAAACATTTGTACTGCGGAAGGAACAGGAGACAAAAGGATGGAGGCAAACCAGAGAGTCAACAAAGACAAAGCCTGGAAGGGCAGAAGATGAGATCAGACCTCGGAGCGCCCAGCTCCACAGATCAGCGTCTGCACCAGCTCTCAATGAGATGCATTGTGTGGCGCGCTGATCTGGCTCTCATCtctcagacctgtgtgtgtgtgtgtgtgactgtgtgtgtgtgtgtgtgtgtgtgtctgtgtgtgcatgctcaaTAAAGAGCAGCTATTGTTTCTGCTGCTAAGCGATCATCATGAAACCGGTCATGGTGATTCAGCAGATTCCTCTCGATACCCCCCACCTCGCCTCTCCCTCCTTACACACAACATTTCTGCTCATCCCCTCACCCCTCACATCTCTGTTGTTACGCCACATACAACCATCAACCTACTTTCCTGAAAAGATGAGGGTTTGCCAAAAATGTAGCTGCAAGCTCAGGGCCTGCGGGGTCAACAAGGACATGTGCTTACATTTGATTGGTCCTCAAATGCACCTGCTTATCTATCAGCCTTCCTAACCTGATACTGCTGAATCAGACATTTTGTTAGAACAATTTTCTGAGTAAGGACGGTTGTCTTCCAATGTaaaatgtacatgtatgtaatgtaatatgtaaaAAAGTAAGTAATGCAATATTGCATTCACAAGTTGGGAAATTTAAAAATCTTTAAAGGAAGTTAAGACGTGAGGCAACAATTCTGTTCTTGTTTCATTCTTATTCTTTCTGTCAAACCGAGCGTGCCATTGAACTtcccccacaatgcacctcTGTCAGTCTTTGAGGGTGCGTGAGTGTTTGTGCAAGCGCTGCCACAAATCCCACAGTTATAAATAGCTGTAGATCAATGTTAAATGTATGCTACAGACACATGCAAGTAATAGCACGTGCAATACAAAGCACATCAAATGCACAGCAAGGCCAAACTCAGACAGGAATTCAGTGGAATTATGAAAAATGTGGAGGAATAGCAGTTTCTTCCACTACCATTATAACAGTGTGGTGAAAATGTCTGgaattaaaaatacacactGACCCGTGGCGAATATGTCCGTGTGGCGTTGTGACCCGGGGGAAACACTGAGCAGTGATGCTCCACTTCTCCTCACATGGGAACTTTACTGTAACGGAGCTTAATCCGAGGCCTTTGACTTTAAGCATTCTTTAATGAGTCAGGCTAAGGCAATTAAAATGGACCTCCATTTCCCCGCGTGTAGGTGGAGCTTCTTCTCGATAAACAAATGTCTTGCGTCCTCATAAGCCACTGCAGTTTGCGATATGTCACGCAGCCTCCTACAGCTGGAGGTGCATCGCATAATAGATGGATCAAAGACATGAAGACCGAGGGTGGCTGTTGGGGGTggggctggaggagaggagggggagaggcggTTTTCCTGCCAGGCACTGGTTTATTTCCCCTGTGCCCAAACCCCCCCACAACACCATctacatacaaacaaaaagcatgccagcaaagcacacacacacacagacattcccCTGCTGCCATGCCAGTGGggcacaataaaacacacatggaAAATGCTCTGCTGCAAGCacataaaaatgcaaatgtagTTTTGTTTTAAGTGCCTAACAATACTTTTACTACATGCATAAATAGAGTTTGGAATAAAACCTCTGAACCATGCATGTACTGTTCAGAGGTTTTATTCCATATTTGACAACACATAATTAAAATATCTTAGATAAATGGAATTGCTGCAGGTGAACAAAAGGTTTGTAGTAGATAGATTGGTAAAGAAGTCTATAGATTTATAGATGTCTGCCGTTGTCTTAGCTACAGACAGTATGCAGACAATagcattttttttcacatttcagaaGCTTGAactaattgatttttttttgtttgttgcttgaACAAAATACCCGCTGTTATAGCTAGTGAAGTGGTACTTGCGGTGTTATTAAACTTGCAGAGCAGGAGAGTAAATTAAGTTTAGGGTTATTTGATCAAGGTTATAAAACTGACCTACGCCAAAGCATAAAACTGCAATGaactcatttgtgtgtgtgtgtgtgttgtctgagaGCTCAGGCCATGTGTAAGTCATCCAGGTTAAGGATCATCTGCTGAGCGAAGGCATCGCCATTCATCTAgggcgcacacacgcacacacacacacacacacagtgcaagaGGTGTCCTTCCCATAATGCTTGCGGGGTGGTCGCTGCGGTCTGGTCAATGCCACAGCCACCGTTGCTACAACAGACAGCTTTTCTGCTGTTGCAGGCTGTATTTTTATGGAGCAAATGAAAGAATGCTGACAACTCAGGAGCAGAGCTGCTCACAGTGgagagacaacacacacacacaaggaggacAATAGGGACAGGGATGGAAGAAAAGGTGGAGATGAGTACAATACGGCTagaaaagagcaaagaaaagatAAGAAAGTGAGGA
The sequence above is a segment of the Gasterosteus aculeatus chromosome 9, fGasAcu3.hap1.1, whole genome shotgun sequence genome. Coding sequences within it:
- the mafgb gene encoding v-maf avian musculoaponeurotic fibrosarcoma oncogene homolog Gb; amino-acid sequence: MTTTNKGNKALKVKREPGENGTSLTDDELVTMSVRELNQHLRGLTKEEIVQLKQRRRTLKNRGYAASCRVKRVTQKEELEKQKTHLQQEVDKLANENASMRIELDALRSKYEALQTFARTVARSPSVGVGVRAGGGAGGGGGGGGGGGGGMASSVIGPLIPGKMATATSVITIVKSKTDARS